The Serratia rhizosphaerae genome has a segment encoding these proteins:
- a CDS encoding YeiH family putative sulfate export transporter has protein sequence MATETTTTYPERRFPLLGLPRLVPGLALTAALTALAVWAGDVPWIAGLGLGALTLAILFGIVIGNTLYPWLQPSCHAGVQLAKQRLLRLGIILYGFRLTFQQIADVGATGILIDALTLSSTFLLACWLGKKVFGIDSQTAMLIGAGSSICGAAAVMATEPVLKAESSKVAVAVSTVVVFGTLAIFAYPWLYHLNLQYQWLPFDQETFGIYTGSTIHEVAQVVAAGHAIGPDAENAAVIAKMIRVMMLAPFLLLLSGYISRGSGAGKAEKSAITIPWFAVLFIAVAGFNSFNLLPAALVQQLITADTWMLAMAMAALGLTTHISAVRQAGVKPILLATLLFIWLIVGGGVINQAVQHLF, from the coding sequence ATGGCGACTGAAACAACAACAACCTATCCTGAACGGCGCTTCCCGTTATTGGGGCTGCCGCGCCTGGTGCCCGGACTGGCACTGACCGCCGCGTTAACCGCGCTCGCCGTCTGGGCGGGCGACGTACCCTGGATAGCCGGGCTGGGCCTCGGCGCGCTGACGCTGGCCATTTTGTTCGGCATCGTGATAGGCAATACGCTGTATCCCTGGCTGCAGCCCAGCTGCCACGCCGGCGTACAGCTGGCGAAACAGCGCCTGCTGCGTCTGGGCATTATCCTGTACGGCTTCCGTTTAACCTTTCAGCAAATCGCCGACGTCGGCGCCACCGGCATTCTGATCGACGCGCTGACGCTGAGCAGCACCTTTCTGCTGGCCTGCTGGCTGGGTAAAAAGGTGTTCGGCATCGACAGCCAGACCGCCATGCTGATCGGCGCCGGCAGCAGCATCTGCGGCGCGGCGGCGGTCATGGCCACCGAACCGGTGCTGAAAGCCGAGTCCAGCAAGGTAGCCGTTGCGGTATCCACCGTGGTGGTGTTCGGCACGCTGGCGATCTTCGCCTACCCGTGGCTGTATCATTTAAATCTGCAGTACCAGTGGCTGCCGTTTGATCAGGAAACCTTCGGTATCTATACCGGCTCGACTATTCATGAAGTAGCACAGGTGGTAGCCGCCGGCCACGCCATCGGCCCGGACGCCGAAAACGCCGCGGTGATCGCCAAGATGATCCGCGTGATGATGCTGGCCCCGTTCCTGCTGCTGCTGTCAGGCTATATCAGCCGTGGCAGCGGCGCCGGCAAAGCGGAAAAATCCGCCATCACCATCCCGTGGTTCGCCGTGCTGTTTATCGCCGTTGCCGGGTTCAACTCCTTCAACCTGCTGCCGGCCGCGCTGGTGCAGCAGTTGATTACCGCCGACACCTGGATGCTGGCAATGGCGATGGCGGCGCTGGGCCTCACCACCCATATCAGCGCCGTACGTCAGGCGGGGGTCAAACCGATTCTGCTGGCAACCCTGCTGTTTATCTGGCTGATTGTCGGCGGCGGCGTGATTAACCAGGCCGTGCAGCATCTGTTCTAA
- a CDS encoding acyltransferase family protein yields the protein MLTICLYFRIILLTLGGIVKYRADIDGLRALAVLPVIAYHMGFPGIPGGFTGVDIFFVISGYLISGIIFQEYIKGDFSYVDFYKRRSLRILPPLFVVLLVTLVIGYHILLPVQVAELGKSALATTLFSSNFFFFSQTGYFDGPAELKPLLHTWSLAVEEQFYILFPIILFTALKFFRNRTTMMIVFIIIGSFMLSLLGLKFQPSMTFYMLPTRAWELALGALLAVGGLEQAAFLKKSATRHALSLLGLALIVFGFLWLDTTKKFPSYNALYPCVGAFLIIISGRDAIINKILAIKPIVYIGMISYCLYLWHWPIIVYTNILFDGALWQKSLLVLSSTFILAIASRYLIEIPFRYKLKNVPSKRIVTASAASVVLAASLTSVIGYWQYDNGSFSDNSLKIADYINYRTTDEYNYQYRFGECFINGEVGATGNYNKAHCLKLSDTKKNVVLIGDSHGAHLWRAISLAAGENVNLMQATASGCKPVTEQKFSNRCTAIMDYVYKDLIINNKIDGVIVSARWNEHDKPALINTINYLKQHTKNFYILGPTVEYKGPLPELLAYQENGDPALASRSVVKSRKLMDSELKALSTSMKTNYISVYDLICPGDRCMEMTTSGQPAAFDYGHFTLSGANYVAKGIVAQLNSNHFFFQ from the coding sequence ATGTTAACGATTTGCTTATACTTTCGCATCATTTTGCTTACTTTAGGTGGGATTGTGAAATATAGAGCAGATATCGACGGGTTACGGGCGCTCGCCGTTCTGCCGGTCATCGCATACCATATGGGATTTCCCGGCATTCCCGGCGGATTTACCGGTGTTGATATATTTTTTGTAATATCCGGCTATTTAATTTCCGGCATTATCTTCCAAGAATATATTAAGGGTGATTTTTCTTACGTAGACTTTTATAAACGCCGCAGCTTAAGGATTCTCCCCCCTTTATTTGTCGTTTTACTCGTCACGCTGGTTATCGGTTACCATATTCTGCTTCCCGTGCAGGTCGCCGAACTGGGAAAAAGCGCGCTGGCCACAACGTTATTTTCCTCAAACTTTTTCTTCTTTAGTCAAACCGGTTACTTCGACGGTCCCGCAGAATTAAAACCCCTGCTGCACACCTGGTCGCTGGCGGTTGAAGAACAGTTCTATATTCTATTCCCGATTATTTTATTTACCGCATTAAAGTTCTTCCGCAACCGCACCACGATGATGATTGTGTTTATTATCATCGGTTCCTTTATGCTCAGCCTGCTGGGGTTGAAGTTCCAGCCAAGCATGACTTTTTATATGCTGCCGACCCGCGCCTGGGAATTGGCGCTCGGTGCCCTGCTGGCTGTCGGCGGGCTGGAACAGGCCGCTTTTCTGAAAAAATCCGCAACCCGCCACGCTTTAAGCCTGCTGGGGTTGGCGCTGATCGTATTTGGTTTCCTGTGGTTGGATACCACCAAAAAGTTCCCGTCATATAATGCCCTCTACCCGTGCGTAGGCGCATTTCTGATTATTATTTCCGGCCGCGATGCCATCATCAACAAGATCCTGGCAATCAAGCCGATTGTGTATATCGGTATGATCTCTTACTGCCTGTACCTCTGGCACTGGCCGATTATCGTGTATACCAATATCCTGTTTGACGGCGCGCTGTGGCAAAAAAGCCTGCTGGTGCTTTCCAGCACCTTTATTCTGGCGATTGCTTCCCGTTATCTGATCGAAATTCCGTTCCGCTATAAACTGAAGAACGTGCCGTCAAAACGTATCGTTACCGCTTCAGCCGCCAGCGTGGTGCTCGCCGCCTCGCTGACGTCGGTCATTGGCTACTGGCAGTATGACAACGGCAGTTTCTCCGATAATTCGTTAAAAATTGCCGATTACATTAATTACCGCACCACCGACGAATACAACTATCAGTACCGCTTCGGCGAATGCTTTATCAATGGTGAAGTGGGCGCGACGGGCAATTACAACAAAGCGCACTGCCTGAAACTGTCCGACACCAAAAAGAACGTCGTGCTGATCGGTGACAGCCACGGCGCTCACCTGTGGCGCGCCATCAGCCTGGCGGCGGGTGAAAACGTCAACCTGATGCAGGCCACCGCTTCCGGCTGTAAACCGGTTACCGAACAAAAGTTCAGCAACCGCTGCACCGCTATTATGGACTATGTCTATAAAGATTTGATTATCAATAATAAGATCGACGGCGTCATCGTCTCTGCGCGTTGGAATGAACACGATAAGCCGGCGCTGATCAACACCATCAACTACCTGAAGCAACACACCAAGAACTTCTACATCCTGGGGCCGACCGTAGAGTATAAAGGGCCGTTGCCGGAACTGTTGGCCTATCAGGAAAATGGCGATCCGGCGCTGGCCAGTCGTTCCGTCGTGAAAAGCCGTAAACTGATGGACAGTGAACTCAAAGCCCTGTCTACCTCGATGAAAACCAACTACATCTCGGTTTACGATTTGATCTGTCCGGGAGATCGCTGCATGGAAATGACAACCAGCGGGCAACCCGCCGCCTTCGATTATGGCCACTTTACCCTGAGCGGAGCGAACTACGTTGCGAAGGGCATCGTCGCGCAGCTCAACAGTAACCACTTCTTTTTCCAATAA
- a CDS encoding amino acid permease, translating to MAQQDIKTSGQQEPGLRRELKARHLTMIAIGGSIGTGLFVASGATVSQAGPGGALLSYALIGLMVYFLMTSLGELAAFMPVAGSFSTYGAKYVEEGFGFALGWNYWYNWAVTIAVDLVAAQLVMSYWFPDTPGWIWSALFLGVMFLLNYISVKGFGEAEYWFSLIKVTTVIIFIIIGILMIVGILKGGEHAGWQNWSIGDAPFAGGFSAMIGVAMIVGFSFQGTELIGIAAGESEDPGKNIPRAVRQVFWRILLFYIFAILIISLIIPYTDPSLLRNDVKDISVSPFTLVFQHAGLLSAAAVMNAVILTAVLSAGNSGMYASTRMLFTLAREGKAPRIFGKLSKGGVPRNALYATTVVAALCFLSSMFGNQSVYLWLLNTSGMTGFIAWLGIAISHYRFRRGYMLQGHDLNALPYRSGFFPLGPVFAFILCLIITLGQNYQAFLEDKIDWYGVTATYIGIPLFLIIWFGYKLTRGSRFVKYRDMEFPTFK from the coding sequence ATGGCTCAGCAGGATATAAAAACATCGGGGCAGCAAGAACCCGGACTCCGCCGCGAGTTAAAAGCGCGGCACTTAACCATGATTGCCATCGGCGGCTCTATCGGTACCGGTCTGTTTGTCGCCTCCGGCGCTACCGTTTCACAGGCCGGCCCCGGCGGGGCGTTGCTGTCCTATGCGCTGATCGGCCTGATGGTCTACTTCCTGATGACCAGCCTGGGTGAACTGGCGGCGTTTATGCCGGTGGCCGGTTCGTTTTCCACCTACGGCGCCAAATATGTGGAAGAGGGCTTTGGCTTCGCGCTGGGCTGGAACTACTGGTACAACTGGGCGGTGACCATCGCGGTCGACCTGGTGGCCGCACAGCTGGTGATGAGCTACTGGTTCCCCGATACGCCGGGCTGGATCTGGAGCGCGCTGTTCCTCGGCGTCATGTTCCTGCTGAACTACATTTCAGTGAAGGGGTTCGGCGAAGCGGAATACTGGTTCTCACTGATCAAGGTCACCACCGTAATTATCTTTATTATCATCGGCATCCTGATGATTGTCGGCATTCTGAAAGGCGGCGAGCATGCCGGCTGGCAGAACTGGAGCATCGGCGACGCGCCGTTTGCCGGCGGTTTCTCGGCGATGATCGGCGTGGCGATGATCGTCGGTTTCTCATTCCAGGGGACTGAGCTTATCGGCATTGCCGCCGGTGAATCGGAAGATCCGGGGAAAAACATCCCGCGGGCGGTGCGTCAGGTGTTCTGGCGTATTCTGCTGTTCTATATCTTTGCGATTCTGATCATCAGCCTGATTATTCCTTATACCGATCCGAGCCTGCTGCGTAACGATGTCAAAGACATCAGCGTCAGCCCGTTCACGCTGGTGTTCCAGCATGCCGGCCTGCTGTCGGCGGCGGCGGTGATGAATGCGGTAATCCTGACGGCGGTGCTGTCGGCGGGCAACTCCGGCATGTACGCCTCGACGCGTATGCTGTTTACCCTGGCGCGTGAGGGCAAGGCGCCGCGCATTTTCGGTAAACTGTCGAAAGGCGGCGTGCCGCGCAACGCGCTGTATGCCACCACGGTGGTCGCCGCGCTGTGCTTCCTGAGCTCAATGTTCGGCAACCAGTCGGTATACCTGTGGCTGCTTAATACCTCCGGTATGACCGGCTTTATCGCCTGGCTGGGGATCGCCATCAGTCACTACCGTTTCCGCCGGGGCTATATGCTGCAGGGGCATGACCTGAATGCGCTGCCGTACCGTTCCGGCTTCTTCCCGCTGGGTCCGGTCTTCGCCTTTATCCTGTGCCTGATCATCACGCTGGGGCAGAACTATCAGGCCTTCCTGGAAGACAAGATCGACTGGTACGGCGTTACCGCCACCTATATCGGCATCCCGCTGTTCCTGATCATCTGGTTCGGCTATAAGCTGACGCGCGGCAGCCGTTTCGTGAAGTACCGCGATATGGAATTCCCGACGTTCAAATAA
- the yieE gene encoding DNA-binding transcriptional regulator YeiE: MHITLRQLAVFTEVLKSGSTTQASQVLALSQSAVSAALADLEGQLGVQLFDRVGKRLVLNEHGRLLYPKALALLEQAGEIEQLFRHDGGALRIAASSTIGNYMLPAMMARYRQDFPATPLELNVGNSQDVISAVADFRVDLGLIEGPCHMPELVTQPWLEDELVVFAAPDNPLTRQPLTLTALAEAPWILRERGSGTREVLDHLLLAHLPHFQLVMELGNSEAIKHAVRHGIGISCLSRRVIAEQLTSGALVALSVPLPPMIRTLYLIHHRQKHISNALQRFLSYCLPPAEA; the protein is encoded by the coding sequence ATGCATATCACTTTACGTCAGTTGGCCGTCTTCACCGAGGTGCTGAAAAGCGGCTCCACGACCCAGGCATCGCAGGTGTTGGCGCTGTCCCAGTCGGCGGTGAGCGCCGCGCTGGCCGATCTGGAAGGGCAACTCGGCGTGCAGCTGTTCGACCGGGTAGGCAAGCGGCTGGTATTGAATGAGCACGGCCGTCTACTGTATCCCAAGGCGCTGGCGCTGCTGGAACAGGCGGGTGAGATTGAGCAACTGTTTCGCCACGACGGCGGGGCGCTGCGCATTGCCGCCAGCAGTACCATCGGCAACTATATGCTGCCGGCGATGATGGCGCGCTACCGGCAGGATTTTCCGGCAACGCCGCTGGAGCTGAACGTCGGCAACAGTCAGGACGTGATTAGCGCGGTGGCGGATTTTCGCGTTGACCTGGGGCTGATCGAAGGGCCGTGCCATATGCCGGAACTGGTGACGCAGCCCTGGCTGGAGGATGAGCTGGTGGTGTTTGCCGCGCCCGACAACCCGCTGACCCGGCAGCCGCTGACCCTGACGGCACTGGCCGAAGCGCCGTGGATCCTGCGTGAGCGCGGTTCGGGAACGCGTGAAGTGCTGGACCATCTGCTGCTGGCGCATCTGCCGCATTTCCAACTGGTGATGGAGCTGGGCAACTCTGAGGCCATCAAACATGCGGTGCGTCATGGCATCGGCATCAGCTGTCTGTCACGCCGGGTAATTGCCGAACAGCTGACCAGCGGCGCGTTGGTGGCGCTGTCGGTGCCGCTGCCGCCGATGATCCGCACCCTGTATCTGATCCATCACCGTCAGAAACATATCTCCAACGCGCTGCAGCGTTTTCTCAGCTACTGTTTACCGCCTGCCGAAGCATAA
- the nfo gene encoding deoxyribonuclease IV, with protein MKFVGAHVSASGGVDQAVIRAHELEATAFALFTKNQRQWKAAPLSAEVIDKFKSACARYGYGPGQILPHDSYLINLGHPLTEALEKSRAAFLDEMQRCEQLGLTLLNFHPGSHLMQIDEDKCLARIAESINIVLDQTEGVTAVIENTAGQGSNLGFKFEHLAAIIDGVEDKSRVGVCIDTCHAFAAGYDLRSEEACEHTFKQLGEVVGFNYLRGMHLNDAKSEFNSRVDRHHSLGEGNIGKTVFSYIMRDARFDNIPLILETVNPDIWAEEIAWLKAQQ; from the coding sequence ATGAAGTTTGTCGGTGCACATGTCAGCGCGTCAGGCGGCGTGGATCAGGCGGTTATCCGCGCACACGAATTAGAGGCGACCGCGTTCGCCCTGTTCACCAAAAATCAGCGTCAATGGAAAGCAGCACCATTGTCTGCCGAAGTTATTGATAAATTTAAGAGCGCCTGCGCGCGTTATGGCTATGGCCCGGGGCAAATTCTGCCGCACGACAGCTATCTGATTAATCTGGGGCACCCGCTGACCGAAGCGCTGGAGAAGTCCCGCGCGGCCTTTCTCGACGAAATGCAGCGCTGCGAACAGCTGGGGCTGACGCTGCTGAACTTCCACCCCGGCAGCCATCTGATGCAGATTGATGAAGACAAGTGTCTGGCGCGCATCGCCGAATCCATCAATATCGTGCTGGATCAGACTGAAGGCGTGACCGCGGTGATTGAAAACACCGCCGGCCAGGGCAGCAACCTGGGGTTTAAATTCGAGCATCTGGCGGCGATCATCGACGGCGTGGAAGACAAAAGCCGCGTCGGCGTCTGTATTGACACCTGCCACGCCTTTGCCGCCGGCTATGACCTGCGCAGCGAAGAAGCGTGTGAACACACCTTTAAGCAGTTGGGAGAGGTGGTCGGCTTCAACTATCTGCGCGGTATGCACCTGAACGATGCGAAAAGCGAGTTCAACAGCCGCGTTGACCGCCACCACAGTCTGGGAGAAGGCAATATCGGCAAAACGGTGTTCAGCTATATTATGCGCGATGCGCGCTTCGATAATATTCCGCTGATCCTTGAAACCGTCAATCCCGATATCTGGGCGGAAGAGATTGCCTGGCTGAAAGCCCAGCAGTAA